Proteins found in one Acidobacteriota bacterium genomic segment:
- a CDS encoding metallophosphoesterase has translation MIEAKSGRFAVVGDLQRTSRAEFWRESNPEERRRLVAEIAARSPDFVVGLGDLVFQGSSRRDWEFFDALTQPLRAAGIPILPILGNHEYWLRSRIALRNFFERFPTLAGRRWYAETYGSLGLLFLDSNERELGREAWREQESWLGETLAALDADPAVRGVVVFVHHPPFTNSTVTGDELHVRRAFVPPFAAARKTLAMVAGHVHSYEHFVRGAKTFLVAGGGGGPRARLARGAARRHADDLFDGPELRHFHFLLGTPSISGLDVEVVGLEKRARECAPLARFTLPWAG, from the coding sequence TTGATCGAGGCGAAGTCCGGACGCTTCGCCGTCGTCGGCGACCTTCAGCGCACGTCGCGCGCGGAGTTCTGGAGGGAGTCGAACCCCGAGGAGCGCCGTCGCCTCGTCGCGGAGATCGCGGCGCGGAGCCCGGACTTCGTCGTGGGCCTCGGCGATCTCGTCTTCCAGGGATCGTCCCGCCGGGACTGGGAGTTCTTCGACGCGCTGACACAGCCGCTCCGCGCCGCGGGCATCCCGATCCTCCCGATCCTCGGGAACCACGAGTACTGGCTCAGGTCGCGGATCGCCTTGCGGAATTTCTTCGAAAGGTTCCCGACTCTCGCCGGACGGCGCTGGTACGCCGAGACCTATGGGTCTCTCGGGCTGCTGTTTCTCGATTCCAACGAGCGTGAGCTCGGAAGAGAGGCATGGAGGGAGCAGGAGTCGTGGCTCGGCGAGACGCTCGCGGCGCTCGACGCGGACCCCGCCGTCCGCGGCGTCGTCGTATTCGTCCACCATCCGCCGTTCACGAACAGCACGGTCACGGGAGACGAGCTCCACGTGCGGCGGGCGTTCGTGCCGCCCTTTGCCGCGGCGCGAAAGACGCTCGCGATGGTCGCGGGACACGTCCACAGCTACGAGCACTTCGTCCGCGGCGCGAAGACGTTCCTCGTGGCCGGCGGGGGAGGCGGGCCGCGCGCGAGGCTCGCCCGGGGCGCGGCCCGCCGGCACGCCGACGACCTGTTCGACGGGCCGGAGCTGCGCCATTTCCATTTTCTGCTTGGGACGCCCAGCATCTCCGGGCTCGACGTCGAAGTCGTCGGGCTCGAGAAGAGAGCGCGCGAATGCGCGCCCCTCGCCCGGTTCACGCTTCCGTGGGCGGGGTGA